Proteins co-encoded in one Cytophaga hutchinsonii ATCC 33406 genomic window:
- a CDS encoding SAM hydrolase/SAM-dependent halogenase family protein has product MAIITFMSDFGWRDPYVASIKAKILSVNHTMQIVDITHEIEHFNIPHAAYVMRNIFRDFPKGSVHLVCVNTPASGKEKLVAIKLEEHYFVGIDNGFFSLLSDKQPSTIIELRKDDKYSAIFPERSTLATTAVALASGGSIYNMGIELKALASMMLPQVKVTKSQIWGRVVHVDNYGNLITNITREMFDRVHEGRPYSVLFSREQVEVISTSYNSVESGECVAVFNSSGNLEVAICHGNAAELLGLQYDSQVQIKFSESTVF; this is encoded by the coding sequence ATGGCTATTATTACTTTTATGTCCGATTTTGGCTGGCGCGATCCCTATGTGGCATCGATCAAGGCAAAAATTTTATCGGTCAACCATACCATGCAGATCGTTGATATCACGCACGAGATCGAGCACTTTAATATTCCGCATGCGGCCTATGTGATGCGCAACATCTTCCGCGATTTTCCCAAGGGCAGCGTGCACCTGGTGTGCGTAAACACCCCGGCTTCGGGCAAAGAAAAACTTGTGGCCATAAAGCTTGAAGAACATTATTTTGTGGGCATCGACAACGGTTTTTTCTCCCTGCTGAGCGATAAGCAGCCGTCTACTATTATTGAATTGCGGAAAGACGATAAATATTCGGCCATTTTTCCGGAACGCAGCACACTGGCAACCACGGCTGTAGCCTTAGCGAGCGGCGGTTCCATCTACAACATGGGTATAGAGCTCAAGGCGTTGGCCAGTATGATGCTGCCGCAGGTGAAAGTAACCAAAAGCCAGATCTGGGGGCGTGTGGTGCATGTAGATAATTACGGCAACCTCATTACCAATATTACCCGCGAAATGTTTGACCGGGTGCACGAAGGCCGGCCGTATTCGGTGCTGTTTTCCCGCGAGCAGGTAGAGGTTATCTCAACTTCCTATAACTCGGTGGAAAGCGGGGAGTGCGTAGCGGTGTTCAACAGCAGCGGCAACCTCGAAGTAGCCATCTGCCACGGCAACGCCGCGGAACTGCTGGGTTTGCAGTATGACAGCCAG
- a CDS encoding PhoH family protein: protein MVVEKIISLEDLPVAEFMGVHNKNINEVITAFPKSKIISRGNEIKIIGSMLEVQRISDVIDTLQIYFHRYGYLDEKYIRSVLSPAEIATQEGTVPEEGAESGNLDEDVILHGNKGIIIKARTLNQQKIVKGIRENDLMFVIGPAGTGKTYISVALAVKALKNKEVKKIIITRPAVEAGESLGFLPGDLKEKIDPYLRPIYDALEDMIPAEKLKYYYENNVIEIAPLAYMRGRTLHAAFILLDEAQNTTAMQIKMFLTRMGNNCKMVVTGDRSQIDLPRNQKSGLVEATTILKNIPGIAQIELDKKDVMRHKLVERILEAYEKEQEKNP, encoded by the coding sequence TTGGTCGTAGAAAAAATTATCAGCCTGGAAGATTTGCCCGTAGCCGAGTTTATGGGTGTACACAATAAAAACATCAACGAAGTAATTACGGCATTCCCGAAATCGAAGATCATCAGCCGCGGCAACGAGATCAAGATCATCGGCAGCATGCTTGAAGTGCAGCGCATCTCCGATGTGATTGATACGCTGCAGATTTATTTTCACCGCTATGGCTACCTGGATGAAAAATACATCCGCTCGGTATTAAGTCCGGCTGAAATTGCAACGCAGGAAGGCACGGTGCCGGAAGAAGGTGCTGAATCGGGGAACCTCGATGAAGATGTGATCCTGCACGGCAACAAAGGCATCATCATCAAGGCGCGTACGCTGAACCAGCAGAAGATCGTAAAGGGTATCCGCGAGAATGACCTGATGTTTGTGATCGGCCCGGCCGGTACCGGTAAAACGTATATTTCTGTTGCCCTGGCGGTAAAAGCCTTAAAAAACAAAGAGGTTAAAAAAATCATTATTACCCGTCCGGCGGTTGAAGCAGGCGAAAGCCTGGGTTTTTTACCCGGCGACCTGAAAGAAAAGATCGATCCGTACCTGCGCCCGATTTACGATGCCCTGGAAGACATGATTCCGGCAGAAAAATTAAAATATTATTACGAGAACAACGTTATTGAAATTGCTCCGTTAGCATATATGCGCGGACGGACGTTGCATGCTGCATTCATTTTACTGGATGAGGCACAGAATACCACGGCCATGCAGATCAAAATGTTTCTGACGCGTATGGGCAATAACTGTAAAATGGTTGTTACCGGCGACCGCTCTCAGATTGATTTGCCGCGCAATCAGAAATCGGGCCTGGTGGAAGCCACAACGATTTTAAAAAACATTCCCGGTATCGCGCAGATTGAACTGGATAAAAAAGATGTGATGCGCCATAAACTGGTGGAACGCATTCTGGAAGCATACGAAAAAGAACAGGAAAAAAACCCGTAG
- a CDS encoding T9SS type A sorting domain-containing protein, which yields MSLYAQDIQHCGNEAYMQQLSVKDPALYKNIMQFQQQLHAHTQAMRTAALPDNIIRIPVVVHVIHNNAAGIIGGTNNTNISDAQVISQIVVLNKDYQHKNADSVNTRAAFKPVAANCKFEFCLAEVDPNGNSTTGITRTYTSKANFTIAEETQLKSLAYWPSDQYLNIWVCDLRGTPSTQLLLGYSSQPGGLPGGDSNDPQANTDGVVINYKAFGTVGTLFTKYNLGRTASHEIGHWLGLLHTWGNFDSGYCNQTDYCTDTPVCANAFAAASPACSDNPPVKCTPDIARMIENYMDYSDDACMNLFTQDQKTRMRSSIELSPRRNALLNSLGCCTITNLVTMGYQKSFEDGSLLSDDWTTINPNAASIYTAGFELNNAVSGYGKGSYCTSVINDSVYSASDNNTHKYAYSFVSPYMNLQASSIPKMRFDWAYSPKVANGTTDSIVVYVSSGCVGDWNVLYTLYGNSFTSTPNPRGIFTPTADEWMTSEIDMNAYKNNAAIRVKFVAYSKGINTFYLDNINIVNASPQLLANVYPVPTSGLVNVSTTFEGKKTVHYAVYNTLGQFVFEATEEDVYSNIKELNLSFLAGGVYFIKVSDGKDTVLKRIVKQ from the coding sequence ATGTCCCTTTACGCACAGGACATACAGCATTGCGGCAACGAAGCATACATGCAGCAGCTTTCTGTAAAAGACCCGGCATTATATAAAAACATCATGCAGTTTCAGCAGCAGCTCCATGCGCACACACAAGCCATGCGTACAGCCGCTCTTCCGGATAACATCATACGGATTCCTGTGGTGGTGCATGTGATCCACAACAATGCTGCCGGAATAATTGGCGGTACAAACAATACCAACATCAGCGATGCCCAGGTGATTTCCCAGATTGTTGTGCTGAACAAAGATTATCAGCACAAGAACGCTGACTCTGTAAATACACGCGCAGCGTTTAAACCGGTTGCCGCAAACTGTAAGTTTGAGTTCTGCCTGGCAGAAGTTGACCCGAATGGAAATAGCACAACAGGTATTACAAGAACCTATACATCGAAAGCAAATTTTACCATTGCAGAAGAAACACAACTGAAATCATTGGCATACTGGCCGAGCGATCAATACTTAAATATCTGGGTGTGCGATTTACGCGGCACACCCTCTACACAGCTGCTGCTGGGGTACTCTTCCCAGCCGGGCGGTCTTCCGGGCGGCGACTCAAACGACCCGCAGGCCAATACAGATGGTGTAGTGATCAACTATAAAGCATTTGGTACCGTTGGCACGCTTTTTACAAAATATAATTTAGGACGCACTGCTTCTCATGAGATCGGCCACTGGTTAGGCCTGCTGCATACCTGGGGAAATTTTGACAGCGGTTACTGCAATCAAACGGATTATTGTACCGACACCCCTGTATGCGCCAATGCATTTGCTGCCGCCTCTCCTGCCTGTTCCGATAACCCGCCTGTAAAATGTACCCCTGATATCGCGCGCATGATCGAAAACTACATGGATTATTCGGATGATGCCTGCATGAATTTATTTACCCAGGATCAGAAAACACGCATGCGTTCTTCCATCGAACTGAGTCCGCGGCGGAATGCATTGCTCAACTCGCTTGGCTGCTGCACCATTACAAACCTTGTTACCATGGGGTATCAGAAATCGTTTGAAGATGGCTCACTGCTTTCCGATGACTGGACTACAATCAACCCGAATGCAGCAAGTATCTATACAGCAGGTTTTGAACTAAACAATGCAGTGAGCGGCTACGGCAAAGGCAGCTATTGCACATCGGTTATAAATGACAGCGTATACAGTGCTTCTGATAACAACACACATAAATATGCATACAGCTTTGTGTCTCCGTATATGAATTTACAGGCGTCCAGCATCCCAAAGATGCGGTTCGACTGGGCATACAGCCCCAAGGTTGCCAACGGCACTACGGATAGTATTGTGGTGTATGTATCTTCGGGCTGCGTAGGCGATTGGAATGTATTGTACACCTTATATGGAAACAGCTTTACAAGCACACCAAATCCGCGGGGGATATTTACACCAACGGCCGATGAATGGATGACCAGCGAGATTGACATGAACGCGTATAAAAACAATGCTGCCATCCGGGTTAAGTTTGTTGCCTATTCAAAAGGCATCAACACGTTTTACCTGGACAACATCAACATTGTAAATGCTTCGCCGCAACTGCTGGCAAATGTGTATCCGGTTCCTACAAGCGGACTGGTAAATGTATCAACTACATTTGAAGGTAAGAAGACCGTACATTATGCGGTATACAACACACTTGGCCAGTTTGTTTTTGAAGCAACAGAAGAAGATGTATACAGCAACATAAAAGAACTAAATCTGTCTTTTTTAGCCGGCGGTGTTTATTTTATTAAAGTATCCGACGGAAAAGATACGGTGTTAAAACGCATCGTGAAACAATAG
- a CDS encoding ComEC/Rec2 family competence protein has product MGEISRKHIPMLRYALCLLIGIGLTQYIPAALSLYAGCIAGAGLLYICIQFFKPSRHYKTYLQVCIVLVCICAGMIRQACWKSSTSPVVKQLRITSFPQKNSFQIQFEASVLNTPAFQFFDAETFLIVCTDTGAAIAYGDVFTTAAPASLIEERQLPYEFDYKAYLFGNGIRRKIELCAIHTESDHTRARHLYAWIRQSRKQFKKATSLIFTTAESKGLAESLLLGYREELDKNTKDAFLKSGVSHLLAVSGMHTALLYQAVFVFFIPFGQSQKHRFIFLATALVILAYFTLLSGCSASVLRASLMCGMFAIAYAFRKRGSGLNTLGTSMVIMLWFSPYQAWNIGFQLSVLAVIGILTLHQYLSAHIQPQKKVYRYLVESVSITICAQITTLPVILYHFQSFPLYFIPANMLLIPISTVALFASMFSIFLVGLGIHANWIFRSTQWLIELFQQVAASISMLPNSSVAPISFSFWEAMIVLVVVGYYLVYPFKGNKKIMLLFTSLCLFWSGFRIYQEYRQEQTTRKLFISNGKRSLYLIQNGLMAQAYTQVPVKPADKAHLQAYFHITELSEVSLNEKAMGLTDRNTACTLGWVYRKNCSTFPQSPHILFSYKESDSIRYQAKNYHSLKVKRLVPIY; this is encoded by the coding sequence ATGGGGGAAATTTCAAGGAAGCACATTCCAATGTTGAGGTATGCATTATGTTTATTGATCGGCATTGGCCTTACACAGTATATTCCGGCAGCATTAAGTTTGTATGCAGGTTGCATTGCAGGGGCCGGGCTGCTCTATATATGCATACAGTTTTTCAAACCTTCAAGACATTATAAAACATATCTGCAGGTCTGTATCGTCCTCGTTTGCATCTGTGCAGGCATGATCCGGCAGGCATGCTGGAAAAGCAGCACCAGCCCTGTGGTGAAGCAATTACGCATTACTTCTTTTCCTCAAAAAAATTCGTTTCAGATTCAGTTTGAAGCAAGCGTACTCAATACACCTGCCTTTCAGTTTTTTGATGCAGAAACGTTTTTAATTGTCTGTACAGATACAGGCGCTGCTATTGCTTACGGAGATGTATTTACAACGGCGGCACCTGCTTCGCTTATTGAAGAACGGCAGTTACCGTATGAATTCGATTATAAAGCGTATCTGTTCGGGAATGGCATCCGCCGTAAAATAGAATTGTGCGCCATTCATACCGAATCCGATCACACACGTGCCCGGCATCTCTATGCCTGGATCCGGCAGAGCCGCAAACAGTTTAAGAAAGCTACTTCACTTATCTTTACCACAGCTGAATCAAAAGGTCTTGCGGAAAGCCTCTTACTGGGATACCGCGAAGAGCTGGATAAAAATACCAAAGATGCGTTTTTAAAAAGCGGTGTTTCGCATTTACTCGCCGTGTCGGGCATGCATACGGCCCTGCTCTATCAGGCCGTCTTTGTATTTTTTATTCCGTTCGGTCAATCCCAAAAACACCGTTTTATATTTTTAGCAACCGCGCTTGTTATCCTTGCTTATTTCACGTTGCTCAGCGGCTGTTCCGCTTCTGTATTGCGTGCCTCCCTTATGTGCGGCATGTTTGCTATTGCCTATGCGTTTAGAAAACGCGGCAGCGGATTAAATACCTTGGGCACAAGCATGGTAATCATGCTTTGGTTCTCCCCGTACCAGGCCTGGAACATCGGCTTTCAGCTTTCTGTATTAGCGGTCATTGGTATCCTTACGCTGCATCAATATCTTTCCGCACACATCCAGCCTCAGAAAAAAGTATACAGGTATTTAGTTGAATCGGTATCCATTACGATCTGCGCACAGATTACTACACTCCCGGTAATCTTATATCACTTTCAATCGTTTCCGCTATATTTTATTCCCGCAAACATGCTTTTAATTCCTATTTCAACCGTTGCACTTTTCGCTAGTATGTTCAGCATTTTTCTGGTGGGTCTGGGCATTCATGCCAACTGGATCTTCCGCAGTACGCAATGGCTCATTGAACTTTTCCAACAGGTTGCTGCATCTATTTCCATGCTGCCAAACAGTTCTGTTGCACCGATATCCTTTTCGTTTTGGGAAGCGATGATCGTGCTTGTTGTTGTCGGATATTATTTAGTGTATCCGTTTAAAGGAAATAAAAAAATCATGCTGCTGTTTACGTCCTTGTGTCTTTTCTGGTCTGGCTTCCGCATATATCAGGAATACAGACAGGAACAGACAACCCGGAAATTATTTATCAGCAATGGCAAACGTTCTCTTTATCTCATACAAAACGGATTAATGGCGCAGGCCTATACACAGGTACCTGTGAAGCCCGCTGATAAAGCACACCTGCAGGCATACTTTCATATTACGGAATTGTCAGAAGTGTCACTGAACGAAAAAGCAATGGGATTAACAGACCGTAATACAGCCTGTACACTTGGGTGGGTGTACCGGAAAAACTGCAGTACATTCCCGCAATCTCCACACATTCTTTTTTCGTATAAGGAATCAGACAGCATACGTTATCAAGCTAAAAACTACCATTCATTAAAAGTGAAAAGGCTGGTGCCCATTTATTGA
- a CDS encoding enoyl-CoA hydratase/isomerase family protein, with product MEFVQTNISDRIGYVILNRPEKRNALNYQFVSELKESFLAFSKNDAVKVIVLKAEGVTFCAGADLEYLQQLQNNTFEENLADSTHLMELYKLIYTLNKVVIAQVNGHALAGGCGLVSVCDFAFSIPEANFGYTESRIGFIPAIVMNFLIQKIGEANARMMLLSGNVIKAQDALNYGIISTIVDAEEDLEETVTGFAQHLILNNSGTSMELTKRMLAAIQNMTLDQALIYAAEMNAAARSSDDCKKGIAAFLNKENLKW from the coding sequence ATGGAATTTGTACAAACAAACATCAGCGATCGCATTGGTTATGTTATTTTAAACCGCCCGGAAAAAAGGAATGCGTTGAATTATCAATTTGTATCTGAGTTAAAAGAAAGCTTCCTCGCCTTTTCAAAAAATGATGCCGTAAAAGTTATTGTACTGAAAGCCGAAGGGGTAACGTTTTGTGCCGGCGCTGATCTGGAATACCTGCAGCAGCTTCAAAACAATACGTTTGAAGAAAATTTAGCAGACTCTACACATTTGATGGAACTGTACAAACTTATTTACACACTTAATAAAGTTGTTATTGCGCAGGTGAACGGCCACGCGCTGGCGGGAGGCTGCGGGCTGGTAAGTGTCTGTGATTTTGCGTTCAGTATTCCCGAAGCAAACTTTGGCTACACCGAATCACGGATCGGTTTTATACCGGCGATTGTCATGAATTTTCTTATTCAGAAAATCGGTGAAGCAAATGCCCGTATGATGCTGTTAAGCGGCAATGTGATCAAAGCACAGGATGCCTTGAATTATGGCATTATCAGTACCATTGTTGATGCCGAAGAAGATCTGGAAGAAACGGTTACAGGTTTTGCGCAGCATCTGATACTGAACAATTCAGGCACGTCTATGGAGCTAACGAAACGCATGCTTGCAGCTATTCAAAACATGACCTTAGACCAGGCATTGATCTATGCCGCTGAAATGAACGCTGCGGCACGCAGTTCAGACGATTGTAAAAAAGGAATCGCGGCGTTTTTAAATAAAGAAAATTTAAAATGGTAA
- the bioA gene encoding adenosylmethionine--8-amino-7-oxononanoate transaminase: MNNDLIQTDAAHLWHPYTPLLNTRPYAEVVSAKGMYLHLADGTSLIDAISSWWVNIHGHANEVLAETIKNQILQLDHTLFAGFTHKPAVDFATTFLRVLGCNQQRVIYSENGSTAVEVAMKLAVQYWKSKGRQKTTFLALEGAFHGDTFGAMSVSARGLFTEAFESLLNPVKFIPFPDGTNDAFVLESMEKHIRENAVAAFIYEPLIQGTGGMRTYTAEMLDKMITVCKQNDVLCIADEVMTGFGRTGNAFASQYCTTTPDIMCFSKAITGGLLPLGVTTCSREVEAPFLSGELRRAFFHGHSYTANPTICQLALASLKLFESETCQNNIKRIGAAHQAFVLTHVNHRHIKRIESLGTILSVEIKTGQQANYEHDIRHFLYDFFIKKGILLRPLGNIIYVFPPYIITDQELEKIYSAIVEMLGKLDDYLKNPGMN; the protein is encoded by the coding sequence ATGAATAACGATCTTATACAAACAGATGCGGCGCATCTATGGCATCCCTATACGCCCTTATTGAATACCCGTCCGTATGCAGAAGTTGTTTCTGCTAAAGGCATGTACCTGCATCTGGCAGACGGCACCTCACTGATCGATGCGATTTCTTCGTGGTGGGTGAATATTCACGGACATGCAAATGAAGTACTTGCAGAAACAATAAAAAATCAGATCCTGCAGCTGGATCATACCTTGTTTGCAGGTTTTACGCATAAGCCTGCAGTTGATTTTGCTACAACCTTTTTACGTGTACTGGGCTGCAACCAGCAGCGTGTAATCTATTCAGAGAATGGCAGTACAGCGGTGGAAGTAGCCATGAAGCTTGCCGTTCAGTACTGGAAAAGCAAAGGCCGGCAGAAAACAACATTCCTTGCGCTGGAAGGCGCGTTTCATGGCGATACCTTTGGCGCCATGTCCGTTAGTGCACGTGGCTTGTTTACCGAAGCATTTGAATCCTTACTGAATCCGGTGAAATTTATTCCCTTTCCGGATGGGACAAATGATGCGTTTGTATTAGAGTCGATGGAAAAGCACATACGGGAAAACGCAGTAGCGGCATTCATCTACGAACCGCTGATACAAGGTACAGGCGGCATGCGTACCTACACAGCTGAAATGCTTGATAAAATGATTACGGTATGTAAGCAGAACGATGTGTTGTGTATTGCAGACGAAGTAATGACCGGCTTTGGCAGAACAGGCAACGCATTTGCATCGCAGTATTGCACAACAACACCCGACATTATGTGCTTTTCAAAAGCAATCACCGGAGGGTTGTTGCCGCTGGGGGTTACCACGTGCAGCAGAGAAGTGGAAGCACCTTTTTTATCGGGTGAATTGCGCCGTGCCTTTTTTCACGGACATTCGTATACGGCAAATCCAACCATCTGCCAGCTGGCATTGGCAAGCCTGAAATTGTTTGAATCAGAAACCTGCCAGAACAATATTAAACGTATCGGTGCCGCACATCAGGCTTTTGTATTAACACATGTTAATCATAGGCATATCAAACGTATAGAATCGTTGGGTACGATCCTTTCCGTTGAGATTAAAACCGGACAACAGGCAAATTATGAACACGATATCAGGCATTTTTTGTACGATTTCTTTATAAAAAAAGGTATTTTGCTGCGACCGTTGGGTAATATTATTTACGTGTTTCCACCTTATATTATTACAGATCAGGAGTTAGAAAAAATTTACAGCGCCATTGTGGAAATGTTGGGGAAATTAGATGACTATTTAAAAAACCCGGGTATGAATTAA
- the bioD gene encoding dethiobiotin synthase, which produces MKKYFITAISTDSGKTLVSAILTNALQADYWKPVQAGLEETDSNTIRTLLHSGHSIIHPEAYALKQAVSPHAAARNEGVEIVLAAIQLPDTNGNDLIIEGAGGVLVPLNDTDVVADLITQFDAEVILVSNLYLGSINHTLLTAQELKRRNIRVKGIVFNGPRNEESERIILKHTGYKVLLHVSPEEKITKEVVTAYAVKLFDNWYE; this is translated from the coding sequence ATGAAAAAATATTTTATTACAGCCATATCAACCGATTCGGGCAAGACCCTTGTGAGCGCCATACTAACCAATGCCTTGCAGGCCGATTACTGGAAACCCGTACAGGCAGGCCTTGAAGAAACGGATAGCAATACCATACGAACGCTGCTGCACAGCGGGCATTCCATTATTCATCCGGAAGCATATGCATTAAAGCAAGCCGTTTCGCCGCATGCTGCGGCCAGGAACGAGGGTGTTGAAATTGTACTCGCAGCTATTCAGCTGCCCGATACAAATGGGAATGATCTCATCATAGAAGGAGCAGGCGGTGTATTGGTTCCCTTGAACGATACCGATGTAGTAGCGGATCTGATCACACAGTTTGATGCCGAAGTGATTCTGGTTTCCAATCTGTATCTGGGAAGCATTAATCATACCTTATTAACGGCGCAGGAATTAAAACGCAGAAACATCCGCGTGAAAGGCATTGTATTTAACGGGCCGCGCAATGAAGAATCAGAACGTATCATTTTAAAACATACCGGGTACAAGGTACTGCTGCATGTATCGCCCGAAGAAAAAATAACTAAGGAAGTAGTTACTGCCTACGCAGTAAAATTATTTGATAACTGGTATGAATAA
- a CDS encoding aminotransferase class I/II-fold pyridoxal phosphate-dependent enzyme, translating to MSYKDKIAQKLQARMAENALRRLTVREGLIDFFSNDYLGFARSKALHTAIQQKEETYQLSVCNGSTGSRLLSGNSALAEQVEKQLAVFFQVEKTLLFNAGYNANVGVLSAIPQKGDTILYDELIHASLKDGARLSFADRLSFKHNDLEDLQRKIKKAKGDLFIVVESIYSMDGDKAPLKEIAALAKQYGACFIVDEAHSTGTFGLQGRGLVYEENLQHEVDIRIHTFGKAMGIHGACVAGSAMLIDYLVNFSRAFIYTTAFAPHAFISVQCAFEMLEQTADVIPALNKNINHLASALRTHSCYIPSSSPIQVLNIGGNDVVKNLAATIQEKGFDVRPILSPTVKKGEERLRICVHAFNTQQEIAALVSCINSQL from the coding sequence ATGTCTTATAAAGATAAAATTGCACAAAAACTTCAGGCACGCATGGCAGAAAATGCCTTGCGCAGATTAACGGTACGTGAAGGACTGATTGATTTCTTTTCGAATGATTACCTTGGCTTCGCACGAAGCAAAGCGCTGCACACAGCTATTCAGCAAAAAGAAGAAACATATCAGTTATCTGTTTGCAACGGATCAACGGGGTCACGTTTATTATCCGGCAATTCCGCGTTAGCAGAGCAGGTTGAGAAACAACTCGCGGTTTTTTTTCAGGTAGAAAAGACCTTGCTTTTTAATGCCGGGTATAATGCAAACGTAGGTGTACTTTCCGCTATTCCTCAAAAAGGAGATACCATTTTGTATGATGAATTGATTCATGCAAGTTTAAAAGACGGTGCACGCTTATCTTTTGCCGATCGGCTTTCTTTTAAGCACAACGATCTGGAAGATCTGCAACGCAAGATTAAAAAAGCAAAAGGAGATCTGTTTATTGTTGTTGAATCCATTTATTCCATGGATGGCGATAAAGCTCCGTTAAAGGAAATTGCAGCGCTTGCTAAACAATACGGTGCCTGTTTCATTGTAGATGAAGCACACTCAACCGGTACCTTTGGTTTGCAGGGCCGCGGACTTGTGTACGAAGAAAATTTACAGCATGAAGTAGATATACGCATTCATACATTCGGGAAAGCTATGGGTATACATGGCGCCTGTGTAGCAGGTTCGGCCATGCTGATCGATTACCTGGTAAATTTTTCCCGCGCCTTCATATATACAACCGCTTTTGCTCCGCATGCATTTATTTCGGTTCAGTGTGCATTTGAAATGCTGGAACAAACCGCGGATGTTATCCCGGCACTCAATAAAAATATTAATCACCTGGCCTCGGCATTGCGTACCCACAGCTGCTACATACCCAGCAGCAGCCCGATACAGGTATTAAACATCGGCGGCAATGATGTTGTTAAAAATCTGGCAGCAACCATTCAGGAAAAAGGATTTGATGTACGGCCTATACTTTCGCCTACTGTTAAAAAAGGAGAAGAACGTCTGCGTATCTGCGTGCATGCATTTAATACCCAACAGGAAATTGCAGCGTTAGTAAGCTGCATCAACAGTCAGTTATGA